Sequence from the bacterium genome:
CACCTATTTCGCCCCTGTAATCCGCATCAATAGTGCCGGGGCTGTTGACAATACTTATCCCATGTTTAAGAGCAAGACCGCTTCTTGGCCTGACCTGTCCCTCATATCCGGGGGGAATGGCTATTTGAACACCTGTAGAAACCAGTTTAATTTCACCTGGCTTCAAAACCATATCTTCCTTAACAGCAGCTAAGAGATCCATGCCGCTCGCATGCTCAGTCATATATTTGGGAAGAGACATATCC
This genomic interval carries:
- the dut gene encoding dUTP diphosphatase, with translation MEEIKVEVTHISGAEDMSLPKYMTEHASGMDLLAAVKEDMVLKPGEIKLVSTGVQIAIPPGYEGQVRPRSGLALKHGISIVNSPGTIDADYRGEIGVIVVNLGEKDFLIHRGDRIAQLIINKVSRADLVYVDKLAKTSRNAGGFGHTGL